TTCATATAAATGCAGTTGGAATCAGCAATGTGAAATATCCCGTTCGTATCATATCTTCATTAAGTCCAAAGGAACAAACGACCGTTGCTTCCTTTAAAATGACATCATCCATTTCTTATGAAGCTAAAGGCACAAACATGAGCCGATTTACAGAGCAGCTTGAGAAGTACCGATTAAATGGAGGTTTCACTCTTTCACTAACAGAGCTGTATGATTTTACAAAAGAGCTTGCCGGACGCCTTAAACAAAAGGATGCTGAAATAGAAGTTACCTTTCCATGGTTTTATGAGCGAAAGGGACCAAGCTCTGAGCTTGCCGGCTTGAACCATGCAACGGCAGGCTTAAAAATTAAGTATGAAGAAGGAAAAGGGTTCACATCCAGCGCAAAGCTTACTTGCGCCGTAACAACTCTTTGTCCATGCTCAAAAGAAATCAGTGAATACAGTGCCCATAATCAGCGCGGGTTTATCACGATGGATGTAGAATTCACAAAAGACTTTCGCGAGGAACAGGACTGGAAAGAAGCGCTGCTTGCTGCAGCAGAAACAAATGCAAGTGCCATGATCCATCCCGTCCTAAAGCGTCCTGATGAAAAAATGGTAACAGAAACAGCCTATGAAAATCCTCGTTTCGTAGAAGATATGGTGCGATTAGTAGCAGCAGACCTTTATGAGCTAGATTTTGCGGCTGCCTTTCATGTCGAATGCCGAAATGAAGAATCCATTCATCTACATGATGCAGTTGCCGAGCTTTCTTATCGAAAATAGTAAAAGGCGGGTGATCATGCATCACCCGCCTTTTCCCTACCAGCTAGCTTTTTTCACTCCCGGGAGCTGTCCTTTGTGGGCATATTCTCTAAAAGCAATTCTTGAAAGCTTAAACTTGCGTATATATCCCCTCGGCCTTCCTGAGATTTCACAGCGATTCTTCAAGCGAGTCGGGGAGGAATCACGCGGGAGCTTCCTTAAAGCCTCCAAATCCCCCTCCTCTTTCAGCTGTGTTCTTAGTTCTCTATATTTTTCAACCATTGCCTGTCGTTTCCGTTCTTTCACTGCCTTTGCTTTCCTAGCCAATCTCCTCTTCCTTTCATTTATCAGGATGTTATGATAAAATAAATCGTAATGGTTACTATTTATATAATAAACCATCTTTTCTTTAAAAACAAATTTTCTGGTTTTGTTTTTTTCATTTGGTGATATATATAATAGGAACCATTTTCGGCCTATAAGAATTCAGGAAGAACTTGCTTTGCTTACTAAAAGCAAGTATAATTTAGTTGAGAATGATTATCATGATCATTTATATTGAGGTGAACTTTTCTTTATGAAAACAACGATTCATGGAGCTGCTGAATCAAGGAAAAATGAATTAATTGAACAGCTGCTTGATATGGGGATATATAGAACGGCAGAAGGCCAGCTTTATGAGCTCTGCGAATCTAAGCTTGAAAAGGAATTCAGCGACAGAATGCAGCGAAAGGGGATTAACGGATGAGAATTAAAAAAAAATCATTTAAGGAACTGGTTGAAGAAAATAAGCAAACCATTTTAAATGACAAAATCCTGCTTGATAAAGTATACGAAAAAATTGATTTAAAGCAGAGTGTGAAGAAATAGACCCCTCTGCATCAAACGCAAAAAATCCGCACATAGCGGATTTTTTGCATGAATCATTATCTTATGGAAACACGACAGTCTTGTTTTCATAAACGAGCACTTTATCATCTAAATGCCAGCCAACCGCTCTTGAAAGAACAAGCTTCTCGACATCTCTTCCAATTCTCTTTAAATCCTTAATCTGATAACGGTGACTGACACGTTCGACATCCTGTTCGATAATCGGACCCTGATCTAGCTCTTCTGTTACATAGTGCGCAGTAGCACCGATGATTTTCACACCGCGGTCATATGCCTGATTATACGGTTTTCCGCCGACGAATGCCGGGAGAAACGAATGATGAATATTGATGATTTGATTTTTATACCTCTCAATCATAACAGGCGGTATGATTTGCATGTAACGCGCAAGCACAACTGTATCCACATGGGCTTCTTCAAGTAAAGAAAGATGGCGTTTAGCCGCTTCCTCCCTAGTATCCTTTGTTGCAGGTATATGATGATACGGAATGCCGTATGGCTTCACAATTTCTCTCATATCATCATGGTTGCTGACTACCATTGAGATTTCCGCAGACAGCTCTCCAAGCCGGAAACGCTGAAGAAGATCCTGCAGGCAATGATCTTCTTTAGAAACAAAAATGGCAATTTTCTTTTTATCGCTGGCACAGGACATGCGCCATTTTATATGAAACGGTTCTGCTGTTTTTTCAAATCGGGTTCTGATCTCCTCAATCTTATCTTCAATCCCAAGCAGCTGGAATTCGATTCTCATAAAAAACAGACCGCCTACAGGATCTGTTGAATGCTGATCCGAATGAATAATATTGGCTCCCTCATTTGCCAAAAAACGTGAGACCGCAGCCACAATTCCAGGCCGGTCCTCACATGAAATCAATAATCTTCCTATCATGATAAGCTTCCTCCTAATCCGCATTGTGTATCTCTTATGCGGACATATGTACAAACAATGAGAACAGTATACAGAAATAGCTGCTTCATCGCAACTGAATGATTTTACAGTCTGGGTATTTTCTTAAGGTTTAAAGAGCATGGATTCTTTTTTTCAGTCCAGGAATATACATGATCAGGAAAAGAGACCTCCCTATGCCGAACAATAAAAAAGAGAGCCACAAGCCATGATTTTCATAAATAGGCAAAAGAGACCATAAAGCAATCAGGTATACAAACAACGAATAGATCATGGAATTTCTCACAGGCGCAGCAGAAGCAGCACCCGTAAACACTCCATAAAGAACAAGACCAAAGGCAGCTGCTGCAGGATATACTAACAGCCAATTACCATATTCCGAAGCAAGATCTGCAACTGGTTCTATTCTGGTGAACAAACGAATAAGTGCTTCTTTAAACAAAAGATAAATGAATGTGACAAAGAGTGCTGTGTAAATTGACCATTGAAAAGAAAGGGATAAGGTATTGGAAAAATCCTTCTTATCATTGGATCCGATTGCCCGCCCGCACAGGATACTTGAAGCATTTGCAAACCCATCAAAGAAATAAGCCATTAAATAATGAATCTGAATTAAAATGGCATTTGCAGCGAGCATTTCTGTCCCGAAAGAAGCGCCAAATTTTGTGAAGAGGTTAAACATAATCAGTAGACAGGCAGTCCGAATAAATAAATCCCGATTCACATAAAGCATAGTCAGAACTTCTCTCCATGCGAATATCTCTGTTAATTCGCGAGATGTAAAGGAAAAGCTCTTTTTGCTGATGATCAGGAAAAATCCAACGATGACCGCACAAACCTCCGCTATCAGAGTTGCGGCCGCAACCCCCTGCACTCCCCATGAAAATCCTTGAACAAACAGGATATCCAGGATGATATTCATTCCATTCATCCCTATCTGCAAATAGAAAGCCTCTTTAATTCTCGACAAACCCATCAGCCAGCCAAGAATAACATATTGAATTAATGCAAATGGCGCACCCCATATTCGGATATCAATGTATTGCAGCGCATAATCCTTGACCCCATCAGCGGGTTCAATGATTGTCATGGCAAGGTCAGAAATATGATTTCTAAAAAGGACAAATAGAATGCCGACAGATATCGCCAAGATCAAAGGCCTAACCAGACTGAGAGTCATTAACTTCTCATCCATGGCTCCGTGTGCCTGTGCCGTAAAGCCGGAAGTGCTGACTCTCAAGAATCCGAAAAGCCAGTACATCGTGTTAAACACAACAGCCCCTACCGCCACTCCTCCTATAAAAGCTGGATCAGAGAGCTGTCCGACTACAGCCGTATCGACAGCTCCAATAAGAGGTGTAGTCATCGCAGAAAGAGTAAGGGGAATAGCAAGCATGATATATTTTTTATGATTCATAATAAACACCTCTACTTTGTTATCTGAAATAAAAAATCCCTTTTGATAAGGGATTTCAGCAAAACTTTGTAAATAATCAAGAATCATACATGAGCAGCGGATTCAGCCGCTGTTCTGCTTTCAGCTTTCCATTGCAGCTGCAATAAGTTTCCTTGTATAGGGATGACGATTCACTCCAAAAAGGTCATCTGCTGAAAAAAGATCAACAAGTGAACCCTCTTTAAGGACAGCAAACCGATTACACATATATCGAGCCGCTGCCATATCGTGAGAAATAAACAGGTAAGACATATTAAATTCATTTTTCAGCTCTCTGAGGAGATTCAGAATCTGGGCCTGTATCGACACATCCAGGCTGGATGTAGGCTCGTCACAGATGAGCAGACTTGGCTGAAGGCTGATGCCTCTTGCAATTGCGGCTCTTTGTCTTTGACCGCCGCTAAGCTGGTGAGGATATCTGTTCATTAAGTCCTGCTGCAGGCCTACTTTACTCAGAAGGATTTCTGCCATCTTTCTTTTGTCCGCTTTAACCTCTATCAAAAAAGGAGGGACTGCATCCGGGTAATTTTCGAGTGGTTCGATGATTGACTTCCAAATACGAAGCTTTGGATTCAAGGAAGCTGAAGGATCCTGAAATACAGCCTGCACATGACGTCTTGCCCTTCTCAGCTCACCTTTTTTTAGACTCTGAAAATCAGCACCATTTAGAATAACTTCACCTTCATCACACTGTGCAATTCCCAATATCAGCTTTGCAAGCGTGCTCTTCCCGCTTCCGCTTCCGCCAATGAGCCCAAGACATTCGCCTTGGGCCATTTGAAAGGAAATATCCTTTAAGACTAGCGTTGACTGATAGGATTTCGATACGTTTTTAACTTCTAGCATTTCATTCATGCCTCCGATCACATGCTGCATGGCAAGCTGCAAAATGCAAGATCTCTGCTTCTTCTAATGCTGGAACGGCCCTGCACTGTTCAAAAGCCAAAGGGCATCTTAACGCAAACGAACATCCGTCACCGGCAACCAGTCCGGGATCTCCCGGAATTGCAGTTAATTCCTTTGGCTGCTCACGGCTCAATACAGGTCTTGCATTCAGCAGAAGCTTTGTATATGGATGGATGGATCTGTTTTTGATGGTATCCGTCAATCCCTTTTCGACAATTTGTCCCCCGTACATAACGGCCATAGAATCTGTTCTTTTTAACAAGTGCTTCAAATCATGAGAAATCAGCAAAACGCTGCAGTACAGGTCATGCTGAAGCTGTGCGAATAAATCAAGAATAGCTTCCCCTGCAAGCACGTCCAGTGCTGTTGTCGGCTCGTCAGCAATAATAAGGGAAGGTTCAAGCATAAGCGCTGATGCAAGGGAAGCCCTTTGAAGCTGGCCGCCGCTAAGCTGGTGGGGGTAGCTTCCAAAGATTCTTTCTGCAGGGAGCTGTACACGGTTAAGCCACATAAGGGCTTTTTCTTTAGCTTCTTTTTTAGTTAGTTCAAAATGGCTTCTAATTGCTTCAACAAGCTGCTTGCCAATTTTTATAAAAGGAGTAAAGCTTCCCTGATAATGCTGAAAGATATAACCAATTTCCCTGCCGCGCAGGACTCTCAATTCCTTTTCGGAAAGGCATGTAATCTTTTTGCCGTTTAGCATGATTGAACCTTCAGCAACATAAAGCTCAGGAGGAAGCAATCCTAAAACAGCCAGAGCAGTTAAGCTTTTTCCGCTTCCGCTTTCACCCGCAAGTCCAAGCATTTCCCCGCGCTTTAAAGTCAGATTCACCTTTTCCACAAGCTTTCTTTCACTCAAACGCAATGAAATAGAGAGGTCCCTTATTTCAAGAAGAACAGCCTGATCAGCTCTCGATGTGTCTATATGTTGGATTCTTTCAAGTTCCATGACTTCAGTCATCTTTTTTCCGCCTCCCAAATCTAGATGCTCTTAACATCCAGCTTGTCTCTTAAACCTTCTCCAATTAAATTGCAGGACAATACTACAAGAAAAATGGCCAATCCTGGATATACCATCATTTCAGGAAAAGTTTGAAAATATGGCCTGCCGTCATTTAACATCGCACCCCACTCCGGTGCAGGAGGCTGAGCGCCAAGTCCAAGATAGGAGAGAGAGGAAATAATCAGAATGACTTTCCCTACATCAAGTGCTGCAAGCACAAGAACTGGTGACAGAATTTGCGGAAGCAAATGCCTAATGATAATTTTCCATGCGGGACATCCTCCAACCTTAGCTGCCAACACATATTCCTTTTCACGTTCTGATAAAACAATGCCCCTTACTACTCTTGTGTAGCTGATCCATTTCACAAGTACGACCGAAATCATAAGATTAACTAAGCTCGGACCCAGAAAGCCTGCAATGGCAATGGCTAAAATAAATTCAGGCAGTGCAGCCAGACCGTCTGCCAGCCTCATTATCAATGTATCAATCCGACCTCCTATATATCCTGAAAGCAAACCAAATGGAATGCCGATTAAAACTACGGCTGCAATAACAAGGGAGGTTATGCCGAGTGTAGCTTGAGATCCGATCACAAGTCTTGAAAAGATACACCTGCCCATGTGGTCCGTCCCTAGAGGATGAGTTAAACTTGGCGGGGAAAGACGCTCTGCCATATTCGCAGTTAAAGGATCATTCGGTACAAGGATTGGTCCAAGAAGAGTAATAAGGACAATGATAGATAGAGAGATGATCCCTATCCATGTCATCGTTGCTGAATTCATTCTATAAGCACCCCGCATATTCTTTTTCCAAGTTAAAGAGACCTTCAACCAGTCTTCCCCCTTTCCTGATTTATTCTAGGATCAATAAGCTGGTAGGATAAATCTACAAGCAGATTCACAGCAACAACAAAAACACCCGTTAAAAGGACATATCCCTGAATAAGGGGATAATCGCGGCTGAAAATTGCATCAACAGCCATGCTGCCAAGGCCTGGCCATGAAAATAAGATCTCTATGACCACCGCACCTCCAAGCAGGCTGCCCATGCTTAATCCAAAGACCGTTATGACCGGAAGAAGCGCTGCTCTAAAGGCATGAAACCAGAGGATTCTCCATTCCTTCACTCCTCTTGCCCGAGCTGCTTGAACGTAGTCTTCCGAAAATGTGTTAAGCAGTCCTGCCCTGATGAGTCTTGAATAAACTGCTGCCAAAGATAGTCCGAGGGACAGGGAGGGCAAGATCATTTGAGGAAATGTTCCAATCCCTGCAGAAGGAAGAAGCCCAAGTTTGAAAGCAAAAAAGTAAATAAATATCAAGCCAAGCCAAAAGCTTGGAATAGATGCTCCAATAAGAGCAAACACTCTGCTGATATGATCAGGCCATTTGCCTGGATTACGGGCAGAAAGAATCCCAAGCGGAACTGAAATAGACACCATGACGAGCAGGGCGAAAGCAGTAAGCTGCAGGGTGACCGGCAAATGATCCATCATTTCATCCCACACAGGCTTCCCGCTCATATAAGATGTGCCAAGATCAAGCTTCACTATTCCAAGCATCCACTGTCCATATTGTTTATAAAGAGGCTGATCAAAGCCAAGTTCCGTACGGAGCCTTGCCTGATCCTCCTGTGTCACCATCATTTCATCTGCATTCAGAATGGACAGAACCGGGTCACCCGGAGCAAGCTTCATTAAGCTGAATGTAAAAACAGATAAAAGGAAGATTACCATCACTAATTGAAGAAATCTTTTTCTTATAAGAAGAAGCACGTCATTCCACATCCATTGTATGGGTTAAAATGTAATACTCTTCTGCTGTAGGCTTCCAGTCTTTAATTCTGTCACTCATCCCTATAAGAATATTAGGATAAACAGCGTAGCTGTGAAGAGCATTCTTATTAATAACAGCTGCTGCCTCCTGGGTAATTTTCGTTCTCTCCTTAAATTCCTCAGTGCGATTCAGCGTATTAATAACATCAATCAATTCTTCATTCCTAATTTTCCCGACATTTAGTGCACCTGTTTCTGTGAATGCAGTGTTCAGGAAGTAGCTGCCGTCTCCTCGCGGTGAAGTATTATTACTGTAAGTAGCCAAATCCCAATCTGTATGTTCAGCTAAATGAGTATCTGCATTTTCTACTGTTTTTACGTCAATATCAATGCCTGCTTTTGCTGCATCTGATTGCAGCAGCTGGGCTATTAATGGCAGCTCAGGTCTTGCTTTATAAGTAATCAATTCAAGCTTAAGCAGTTTTCCGTCCTTTTCCATTTTGCCGTCAGTATTTTCTTTATAGCCAGCATCAGCAAGGAG
The window above is part of the Metabacillus dongyingensis genome. Proteins encoded here:
- a CDS encoding ABC transporter ATP-binding protein translates to MTEVMELERIQHIDTSRADQAVLLEIRDLSISLRLSERKLVEKVNLTLKRGEMLGLAGESGSGKSLTALAVLGLLPPELYVAEGSIMLNGKKITCLSEKELRVLRGREIGYIFQHYQGSFTPFIKIGKQLVEAIRSHFELTKKEAKEKALMWLNRVQLPAERIFGSYPHQLSGGQLQRASLASALMLEPSLIIADEPTTALDVLAGEAILDLFAQLQHDLYCSVLLISHDLKHLLKRTDSMAVMYGGQIVEKGLTDTIKNRSIHPYTKLLLNARPVLSREQPKELTAIPGDPGLVAGDGCSFALRCPLAFEQCRAVPALEEAEILHFAACHAACDRRHE
- a CDS encoding FbpB family small basic protein is translated as MRIKKKSFKELVEENKQTILNDKILLDKVYEKIDLKQSVKK
- the folE2 gene encoding GTP cyclohydrolase FolE2 produces the protein MIREITLPPKKERHRLFGSVEPGLKTKPTEKDKMPDLQNSKKDFLFHINAVGISNVKYPVRIISSLSPKEQTTVASFKMTSSISYEAKGTNMSRFTEQLEKYRLNGGFTLSLTELYDFTKELAGRLKQKDAEIEVTFPWFYERKGPSSELAGLNHATAGLKIKYEEGKGFTSSAKLTCAVTTLCPCSKEISEYSAHNQRGFITMDVEFTKDFREEQDWKEALLAAAETNASAMIHPVLKRPDEKMVTETAYENPRFVEDMVRLVAADLYELDFAAAFHVECRNEESIHLHDAVAELSYRK
- a CDS encoding MATE family efflux transporter gives rise to the protein MNHKKYIMLAIPLTLSAMTTPLIGAVDTAVVGQLSDPAFIGGVAVGAVVFNTMYWLFGFLRVSTSGFTAQAHGAMDEKLMTLSLVRPLILAISVGILFVLFRNHISDLAMTIIEPADGVKDYALQYIDIRIWGAPFALIQYVILGWLMGLSRIKEAFYLQIGMNGMNIILDILFVQGFSWGVQGVAAATLIAEVCAVIVGFFLIISKKSFSFTSRELTEIFAWREVLTMLYVNRDLFIRTACLLIMFNLFTKFGASFGTEMLAANAILIQIHYLMAYFFDGFANASSILCGRAIGSNDKKDFSNTLSLSFQWSIYTALFVTFIYLLFKEALIRLFTRIEPVADLASEYGNWLLVYPAAAAFGLVLYGVFTGAASAAPVRNSMIYSLFVYLIALWSLLPIYENHGLWLSFLLFGIGRSLFLIMYIPGLKKRIHAL
- a CDS encoding Fur-regulated basic protein FbpA, which translates into the protein MKTTIHGAAESRKNELIEQLLDMGIYRTAEGQLYELCESKLEKEFSDRMQRKGING
- the nikC gene encoding nickel transporter permease — translated: MRGAYRMNSATMTWIGIISLSIIVLITLLGPILVPNDPLTANMAERLSPPSLTHPLGTDHMGRCIFSRLVIGSQATLGITSLVIAAVVLIGIPFGLLSGYIGGRIDTLIMRLADGLAALPEFILAIAIAGFLGPSLVNLMISVVLVKWISYTRVVRGIVLSEREKEYVLAAKVGGCPAWKIIIRHLLPQILSPVLVLAALDVGKVILIISSLSYLGLGAQPPAPEWGAMLNDGRPYFQTFPEMMVYPGLAIFLVVLSCNLIGEGLRDKLDVKSI
- the purU gene encoding formyltetrahydrofolate deformylase — protein: MIGRLLISCEDRPGIVAAVSRFLANEGANIIHSDQHSTDPVGGLFFMRIEFQLLGIEDKIEEIRTRFEKTAEPFHIKWRMSCASDKKKIAIFVSKEDHCLQDLLQRFRLGELSAEISMVVSNHDDMREIVKPYGIPYHHIPATKDTREEAAKRHLSLLEEAHVDTVVLARYMQIIPPVMIERYKNQIINIHHSFLPAFVGGKPYNQAYDRGVKIIGATAHYVTEELDQGPIIEQDVERVSHRYQIKDLKRIGRDVEKLVLSRAVGWHLDDKVLVYENKTVVFP
- the nikB gene encoding nickel ABC transporter permease produces the protein MLLLIRKRFLQLVMVIFLLSVFTFSLMKLAPGDPVLSILNADEMMVTQEDQARLRTELGFDQPLYKQYGQWMLGIVKLDLGTSYMSGKPVWDEMMDHLPVTLQLTAFALLVMVSISVPLGILSARNPGKWPDHISRVFALIGASIPSFWLGLIFIYFFAFKLGLLPSAGIGTFPQMILPSLSLGLSLAAVYSRLIRAGLLNTFSEDYVQAARARGVKEWRILWFHAFRAALLPVITVFGLSMGSLLGGAVVIEILFSWPGLGSMAVDAIFSRDYPLIQGYVLLTGVFVVAVNLLVDLSYQLIDPRINQERGKTG
- a CDS encoding ABC transporter ATP-binding protein gives rise to the protein MLEVKNVSKSYQSTLVLKDISFQMAQGECLGLIGGSGSGKSTLAKLILGIAQCDEGEVILNGADFQSLKKGELRRARRHVQAVFQDPSASLNPKLRIWKSIIEPLENYPDAVPPFLIEVKADKRKMAEILLSKVGLQQDLMNRYPHQLSGGQRQRAAIARGISLQPSLLICDEPTSSLDVSIQAQILNLLRELKNEFNMSYLFISHDMAAARYMCNRFAVLKEGSLVDLFSADDLFGVNRHPYTRKLIAAAMES
- the rpsN gene encoding 30S ribosomal protein S14; translation: MARKAKAVKERKRQAMVEKYRELRTQLKEEGDLEALRKLPRDSSPTRLKNRCEISGRPRGYIRKFKLSRIAFREYAHKGQLPGVKKASW